A single genomic interval of Porphyromonas sp. oral taxon 275 harbors:
- a CDS encoding PglZ domain-containing protein: MSTSKVYQILWADDEIDLLKPHILFLKNKGYEVTPVLSGNEAIDAVQAEHFDLIFLDEHMPGLTGLDTLQRIKELRPFVPVIMVTKSEEEELMNQAIGGKITDYLIKPVNPSQLLLSLKKHLHQSDIISEATTMNYRQEFAQISMQLSDRLSLDEWKDLYRRLVHWELELEQGDAQMRELLEMQKAEAGRLFSRFIMRHYEGWIREPEGRPLLSPDLFKKQVFPLLDAGEKVFFILIDNFRYDQWESVKAMLSEFYTFDEEQLYLSILPTATQYARNAIFSGLMPLDIAKMFPELWVDEESEEGKNLNEEPMIQTLLQRYRKNYSFSYNKVYEPRFGEKLLSNLNSLKQYPLNVIVLNFVDMLSHARTESKMIRELANTEAAYRSLTKSWFRHSTTYNLFKQIAEMGYRVILTTDHGTIRVKGPVKIVGDKNTNTNLRYKVGKTLSYNPKEVYEVAVPAKVGLPQTKLSDKYVFCYNDDFFAYPNNYNYYVQYYRDTFQHGGISLEEMLVPLITMSPK, translated from the coding sequence ATGAGCACAAGCAAAGTATATCAGATCCTCTGGGCAGACGATGAGATCGACCTGCTCAAGCCCCACATCCTCTTCCTGAAGAATAAGGGCTACGAGGTAACGCCCGTACTGAGTGGCAACGAAGCCATCGATGCGGTGCAGGCGGAGCACTTCGACCTCATCTTCCTCGACGAGCATATGCCTGGCCTCACCGGGCTCGACACGCTGCAGCGGATCAAGGAGCTGCGCCCCTTCGTCCCCGTCATCATGGTGACCAAGAGCGAGGAGGAGGAGCTGATGAACCAGGCCATCGGCGGCAAGATCACGGACTACCTCATCAAGCCCGTCAATCCCAGCCAGCTGCTGCTCTCGCTGAAGAAGCATCTCCACCAGAGCGACATCATCAGTGAGGCTACGACGATGAACTACCGCCAGGAGTTCGCCCAGATCAGCATGCAGCTGAGCGATCGCCTTAGCCTCGACGAGTGGAAGGACCTCTACCGTCGTCTCGTGCACTGGGAGCTGGAGCTGGAGCAGGGCGATGCGCAGATGCGCGAGCTGCTAGAGATGCAGAAGGCCGAGGCGGGACGCCTCTTCAGCCGCTTCATCATGCGCCACTACGAGGGCTGGATACGTGAGCCTGAGGGGCGTCCGCTGCTTAGTCCCGACCTCTTCAAGAAGCAGGTCTTTCCGCTCCTGGACGCTGGGGAGAAGGTCTTCTTCATCCTCATCGACAACTTCCGCTACGACCAGTGGGAGTCGGTCAAGGCTATGCTCAGCGAGTTCTACACCTTCGACGAGGAGCAGCTCTACCTATCCATCCTGCCGACGGCGACGCAGTATGCGCGCAATGCGATCTTCTCTGGGCTGATGCCGCTAGACATCGCCAAGATGTTCCCCGAGCTATGGGTGGACGAGGAGAGCGAGGAGGGGAAGAACCTCAACGAGGAGCCCATGATCCAGACGCTGCTGCAGCGCTACCGCAAGAACTACAGCTTCTCCTACAATAAGGTCTACGAGCCGCGCTTCGGTGAGAAGCTCCTCTCGAACCTCAACAGCCTCAAGCAGTACCCGCTCAATGTCATTGTCCTGAACTTCGTCGACATGCTCTCGCATGCTCGTACCGAGAGCAAGATGATACGCGAGCTGGCTAATACCGAGGCCGCCTACCGCTCGTTGACCAAGAGCTGGTTTCGCCACTCGACGACCTACAACCTCTTCAAGCAGATCGCCGAGATGGGCTACCGCGTGATCCTCACGACAGACCATGGTACCATACGCGTCAAGGGTCCCGTCAAGATCGTAGGCGACAAGAATACCAATACCAACCTACGCTACAAGGTCGGCAAGACCCTGAGCTACAATCCCAAGGAAGTCTACGAGGTCGCTGTGCCCGCCAAGGTGGGCCTGCCGCAGACCAAGCTCTCGGACAAGTACGTCTTCTGCTACAACGACGACTTCTTTGCCTACCCCAACAACTATAACTACTACGTGCAGTACTATCGTGATACCTTCCAGCACGGCGGTATCTCGCTCGAGGAGATGCTCGTGCCGCTGATCACGATGAGCCCCAAGTAG
- a CDS encoding V-type ATP synthase subunit I: MSKYAFLVFHKDYEAVLHQLRELGVLHIQERRDTREVEELQQIQQERGEVKTLLRQLRPFAEGQDPELHPRLRQRAEGQELSRELHGLLELRGQKQQELAALHAEASEVALWGDFSPERLEELDAAGYQLEFYSMPLARYTEDFEAGHDVLSIAEQAGRKYFVLVRRAGDAAPLTEADRLARPARSVAQVEELITQRREELETLERSITIEAPSHLAELEQYDRVLENELSFGKAQLQAERLADERLYLLEGFVPTEQAAAFEQALAGSGCYFKQIDFDPATERVPIQLKNNSFARSFEFITQLFSLPNYGEIDQTVLIAPFFMLFFGMCFGDAGYGLILLLASTYFRLRNKGGDNSLLSLGQWLGGGAFVVGLVLGSIFGMELPWARDKDYLFNQDNMMVIAVVIGLIQVFFGKLVGAYKTSRQQGWRYALSGYAWVLLLIGLGLIYLLPKLEIALPLWLQYGLYGIVGLSVLVAFLYNSPGKNPLINVGSGLWTSYNNASGLLGDALSYIRLFAIGLTGSILGSVFNQLAMSCIPSGADASIGGIVIGWVMALFILAFGHTINFGIALIGAFVHPLRLTFVEYYKNSEFEGGGRPYAPLKRK, from the coding sequence ATGAGTAAATACGCCTTCCTCGTCTTCCATAAGGACTACGAGGCTGTGCTCCACCAGCTGCGTGAGCTCGGCGTGCTCCACATCCAGGAGCGTCGCGATACGCGTGAGGTGGAGGAGCTGCAGCAGATCCAGCAGGAGCGTGGTGAGGTCAAGACCCTGCTACGTCAGCTGCGACCCTTCGCCGAGGGGCAGGACCCCGAGCTGCATCCTCGCCTCAGGCAGCGCGCTGAGGGGCAGGAGCTCAGTCGTGAGCTGCACGGACTCCTCGAGCTACGTGGACAGAAGCAGCAGGAGCTCGCCGCCCTACATGCGGAGGCTAGCGAAGTAGCGCTGTGGGGCGACTTCAGCCCCGAGCGTCTCGAGGAGCTGGATGCCGCGGGCTATCAGCTGGAGTTCTATAGTATGCCGCTGGCACGCTATACGGAGGACTTCGAGGCAGGGCACGATGTGCTCTCCATCGCCGAGCAGGCGGGGCGTAAGTACTTCGTCCTCGTGCGTCGTGCTGGGGATGCTGCGCCGCTGACCGAGGCCGATCGCCTAGCTCGCCCCGCACGTAGCGTGGCACAGGTCGAGGAGCTCATCACGCAGCGCCGTGAGGAGCTGGAGACGCTGGAGCGTAGCATCACGATCGAGGCTCCCAGCCATCTGGCTGAGCTGGAGCAGTATGATAGGGTGCTGGAGAATGAGCTGAGCTTCGGCAAGGCACAGCTGCAGGCCGAGCGCCTGGCCGATGAGCGCCTGTATCTGCTGGAGGGCTTCGTCCCGACGGAGCAGGCCGCGGCCTTCGAGCAAGCACTGGCGGGCTCGGGCTGCTACTTCAAGCAAATCGACTTCGACCCTGCGACGGAGCGCGTGCCCATACAGCTCAAGAATAATAGCTTCGCCCGTAGCTTCGAGTTCATTACGCAGCTCTTCTCGTTGCCCAACTATGGAGAGATCGACCAGACGGTCCTCATCGCACCCTTCTTCATGCTCTTCTTCGGCATGTGCTTCGGCGATGCAGGCTATGGGCTCATCCTCCTGCTGGCCTCGACCTACTTCCGACTCAGGAACAAGGGCGGGGACAATAGTCTCCTCAGCCTCGGGCAGTGGCTCGGAGGCGGCGCCTTCGTCGTAGGGCTCGTCCTCGGCTCGATCTTCGGCATGGAGCTACCCTGGGCACGGGACAAGGACTACCTCTTCAACCAGGACAACATGATGGTCATCGCCGTGGTCATCGGCCTCATCCAGGTCTTCTTCGGTAAGCTCGTAGGGGCCTACAAGACGAGTCGACAGCAGGGCTGGCGCTATGCGCTCTCAGGCTATGCCTGGGTGCTGCTGCTCATCGGCCTAGGTCTGATCTACCTCCTGCCGAAGCTCGAGATCGCGCTGCCCCTATGGCTGCAGTATGGCCTCTACGGCATCGTCGGGCTCTCGGTACTGGTAGCCTTCCTCTACAACAGTCCAGGCAAGAACCCGCTGATCAATGTCGGCTCGGGCCTCTGGACCTCCTACAACAATGCCTCGGGGCTGCTCGGGGACGCCCTCTCCTATATCCGCCTCTTCGCCATCGGGCTGACGGGGAGTATCCTAGGGAGTGTCTTCAACCAGCTGGCTATGTCCTGCATCCCCTCGGGGGCTGATGCGAGCATCGGCGGCATCGTCATCGGCTGGGTGATGGCGCTCTTCATCCTGGCCTTTGGGCATACGATCAACTTCGGCATCGCCCTCATCGGCGCCTTTGTCCACCCACTTCGTCTGACCTTCGTAGAGTACTACAAGAACAGCGAATTCGAGGGCGGAGGCCGTCCCTATGCGCCCCTCAAGCGTAAGTAA
- a CDS encoding ATPase — protein sequence MNEMLSFLGLALMVGLTGIGSSIGVTICGNAAVGAMRKNPDSLGQYIGLAALPSSQGLYGFVGFFMAKTALDKLIAAGAITPFAAWAIFGAGLILGIVGLYSAIRQAQVCANGIQAIGSGENVFSATMVMAVFPELYAILALLVAILTVNSL from the coding sequence ATGAATGAGATGTTGTCATTCCTCGGCCTCGCGCTGATGGTAGGCCTTACAGGTATCGGTAGTAGCATCGGCGTGACGATCTGCGGTAATGCTGCAGTCGGAGCGATGAGGAAGAACCCTGACTCGCTGGGGCAGTATATCGGTCTGGCGGCGCTACCTAGCTCCCAGGGGCTGTATGGCTTCGTAGGCTTCTTCATGGCCAAGACGGCGCTGGATAAGCTCATCGCCGCAGGGGCGATCACTCCCTTCGCTGCCTGGGCGATCTTCGGTGCTGGGCTGATCCTCGGTATCGTCGGCCTCTACTCCGCGATCCGTCAGGCGCAGGTCTGCGCCAACGGGATTCAGGCCATTGGTAGCGGCGAGAACGTCTTCAGCGCTACGATGGTGATGGCCGTCTTCCCTGAGCTCTACGCCATCCTGGCCCTGCTGGTGGCTATCCTCACGGTGAACTCCCTCTAA
- the mazG gene encoding nucleoside triphosphate pyrophosphohydrolase translates to MAHTREEKLAALSRVLDVLERLRVDCPWDREQTIESLRTNTIEEVYELSDAILKGQHEELKKELGDVLLHIVFYSQIAQEQGDFDLADVCHALCDKLIYRHPHVYGEATAESTDIVLERWEELKRKEKDGNKTVLSGVPSSLPALIKAYRIQDKARGVGFDWEQPEEVWTKVREELDELQEAITSGSVEDTEAEFGDFLFSVINVARKYKVNPDDALERTNEKFIRRFGYVEARAAELGHQSLRELTLGQMDELWNEAKRKGL, encoded by the coding sequence ATGGCACACACGAGAGAAGAGAAGCTCGCCGCGCTCAGTCGCGTCCTCGACGTGCTAGAGCGCCTGCGCGTGGACTGCCCCTGGGATAGGGAGCAGACCATCGAGAGCCTGCGCACCAACACCATCGAGGAGGTCTACGAGCTCTCCGACGCGATCCTCAAGGGGCAGCACGAGGAGCTCAAGAAGGAGCTCGGTGACGTGCTCCTGCACATCGTCTTCTACAGCCAGATCGCTCAGGAGCAGGGGGACTTCGACCTAGCCGATGTCTGCCACGCCCTCTGCGACAAGCTCATCTACCGCCACCCGCACGTCTATGGCGAGGCCACGGCCGAGTCCACCGACATCGTGCTGGAGCGCTGGGAGGAGCTCAAGCGCAAGGAGAAGGACGGCAATAAGACCGTCCTCTCGGGCGTCCCCAGCTCGCTGCCCGCCCTTATCAAGGCCTACCGCATCCAGGACAAGGCACGCGGTGTAGGCTTCGACTGGGAGCAGCCCGAGGAGGTCTGGACGAAGGTGCGCGAGGAGCTCGACGAGCTCCAGGAGGCCATCACGAGCGGCTCGGTGGAGGACACCGAGGCGGAGTTCGGGGACTTCCTCTTCAGCGTCATCAACGTAGCGCGTAAGTATAAGGTCAATCCCGACGACGCCCTAGAGCGTACCAATGAGAAGTTCATCCGCCGCTTCGGCTACGTCGAGGCACGCGCTGCCGAGCTGGGACACCAGTCGCTGCGTGAGCTGACGCTGGGGCAGATGGACGAGCTCTGGAACGAGGCCAAGCGTAAGGGGCTCTAG
- a CDS encoding HAD family phosphatase, producing MIKNIVLDLGGVLFYLDREEALRRFDALGVPNVAEMLDPYLQSGYFLQVEDGRMTEPEFRAALSRSAGRELSYEEIAHAYFGFLREVDAYKFDFVDEELGDYRIFILSNTNPYVMDFCESDRFLPNGRTLSSYCVKKFASCEMGMVKPDRRIFETMLREGEMKPEETLFLDDGPANVAMAAEFGIHTYCPKNGEDWREPVRRLLAELNARG from the coding sequence ATGATCAAGAACATAGTATTAGACCTCGGTGGCGTGCTCTTCTACCTCGATCGCGAGGAGGCACTGCGCCGCTTCGATGCCCTAGGCGTGCCCAACGTGGCCGAGATGCTCGACCCCTACCTACAGAGTGGCTACTTCCTCCAGGTGGAGGATGGACGCATGACGGAGCCTGAGTTCCGCGCTGCCCTGAGCCGCAGTGCGGGCCGCGAGCTGAGCTACGAGGAGATCGCGCACGCCTACTTCGGCTTCCTGCGCGAGGTCGATGCCTACAAGTTCGACTTCGTGGACGAGGAGCTCGGTGACTACCGGATCTTCATCCTGTCGAATACCAACCCCTACGTCATGGACTTCTGTGAGAGCGACCGCTTCCTACCCAATGGGCGTACCCTATCGTCCTATTGCGTCAAGAAGTTCGCCTCCTGCGAGATGGGGATGGTCAAGCCTGACCGCCGTATCTTCGAGACGATGCTGCGCGAGGGCGAAATGAAGCCCGAGGAGACACTCTTCCTCGACGACGGCCCCGCCAATGTGGCCATGGCGGCAGAGTTCGGTATCCACACCTACTGCCCTAAGAACGGCGAAGACTGGCGCGAGCCCGTCCGCAGGCTCCTGGCGGAGCTCAACGCGCGCGGTTAA
- the msrB gene encoding peptide-methionine (R)-S-oxide reductase MsrB yields the protein MNTKSLRALGFLILILAATAGLASYTSATRRAQTPSKPTQHLAGMKEIYLAGGCFWGTEHFFKQVRGITSTEVGYANGHTSAPTYEQVCSHTTGFAEAVHLQYAPDQLALSKILELYFLTIDPTSLNRQGGDIGDQYRTGIYYTDSTDLPVIQAALSALQAKHSKPLAIELAPLQNFYSAEDYHQDYLDKNPSGYCHIRPELFRIAREANPYVRPSDSELRQRLTATQYAVTQHAATEHPFDNDYWDEQREGIYVDITTGEPLFVSADKFDSGCGWPSFSRPIDNKLLEEHQDKTLGMLRIEVRSKTGKAHLGHVFDDGPKERGGLRYCINSAALRFIPRDSMVQQGYGKYLPLLQTKSEPKKK from the coding sequence ATGAACACCAAGTCACTCAGGGCGCTCGGATTCCTCATCCTCATCCTTGCCGCCACAGCTGGACTAGCCAGCTACACCTCTGCCACGAGACGAGCACAGACACCTAGCAAACCCACTCAACACCTAGCAGGCATGAAAGAGATCTATCTAGCCGGAGGCTGCTTCTGGGGTACGGAGCACTTCTTCAAGCAAGTACGCGGCATCACCTCCACCGAGGTCGGCTACGCCAACGGACATACCAGCGCCCCCACCTACGAGCAGGTATGCTCCCATACGACGGGCTTCGCCGAGGCCGTACACCTCCAGTACGCCCCCGATCAGCTCGCCCTCTCCAAGATCCTCGAGCTCTACTTCCTCACCATAGACCCCACCTCGCTCAATCGACAGGGCGGCGACATCGGGGACCAGTACCGCACGGGGATCTACTACACCGACTCCACGGATCTACCCGTGATCCAGGCGGCACTCAGCGCGCTCCAGGCCAAGCACTCCAAGCCCCTGGCCATAGAGCTAGCCCCGCTGCAGAACTTCTACAGCGCGGAGGACTACCACCAGGATTACCTGGACAAGAATCCCAGCGGCTACTGCCACATACGCCCCGAGCTCTTCCGCATCGCGCGTGAGGCCAATCCCTACGTGCGTCCCAGCGACAGCGAGCTACGCCAGCGCCTCACGGCCACGCAGTACGCCGTCACGCAGCACGCCGCGACGGAGCACCCCTTCGACAACGACTACTGGGATGAGCAGCGCGAGGGGATCTACGTAGACATCACTACGGGCGAACCGCTCTTCGTCTCGGCCGACAAGTTCGACTCGGGCTGCGGCTGGCCGAGCTTCTCCCGTCCCATCGACAACAAACTCCTAGAGGAGCATCAGGACAAGACCCTCGGCATGCTACGCATCGAGGTGCGAAGCAAGACGGGCAAGGCACACCTCGGGCACGTCTTCGATGACGGACCGAAGGAGCGAGGCGGTCTGCGCTACTGCATCAATAGCGCAGCCCTGCGCTTCATCCCCCGCGACTCCATGGTGCAGCAGGGCTACGGCAAATACCTTCCCCTGCTACAGACGAAGTCCGAGCCGAAGAAAAAGTAA
- the gpmA gene encoding 2,3-diphosphoglycerate-dependent phosphoglycerate mutase — translation MKRIVLIRHGESVWNKENRFTGWTNVDLSEKGVEEAKKAGALLKENGFHFTKAYTSYLKRAIKTLNQILDVMDLDWIPVSKSWRLNEKHYGMLQGLNKAETAEKYGDAQVKIWRRSYDVPPTPLAITDERAPQADPRYAGVVPAYLPLTEALCHTVARTLPYWEGEIFPSLMEHDDVLVAAHGNSLRGIIKVLKGISDEDIIELNLPTAVPYVFEFDDQLNLVKDYFLGDPEEIKKLMEAVANQGKKA, via the coding sequence ATGAAGAGAATCGTACTGATCCGTCACGGCGAGAGCGTGTGGAATAAGGAAAACCGCTTCACGGGCTGGACGAACGTCGACCTGTCCGAGAAGGGCGTAGAGGAAGCAAAGAAGGCTGGGGCGCTGCTCAAGGAGAACGGCTTCCACTTCACTAAGGCCTACACCTCCTACCTCAAGCGCGCCATCAAGACGCTCAATCAGATCCTCGACGTCATGGACCTCGACTGGATCCCCGTCTCCAAGAGCTGGCGCCTCAACGAGAAGCACTACGGCATGCTGCAGGGTCTGAACAAGGCAGAGACGGCAGAGAAGTACGGCGATGCTCAGGTCAAGATCTGGCGCCGTAGCTACGACGTGCCTCCTACGCCTCTGGCGATCACGGATGAGCGCGCACCTCAGGCTGACCCCCGCTACGCTGGTGTCGTACCTGCCTACCTCCCTCTGACGGAGGCGCTGTGCCACACGGTAGCGCGTACGCTGCCCTACTGGGAGGGTGAGATCTTCCCCTCGCTGATGGAGCATGACGATGTACTCGTGGCTGCACACGGCAATAGCCTGCGTGGTATCATCAAGGTTCTCAAGGGGATCTCGGACGAGGACATCATCGAGCTGAACCTGCCCACGGCTGTGCCCTACGTCTTCGAGTTCGACGATCAGCTCAACCTCGTCAAGGACTACTTCCTCGGCGATCCAGAGGAGATCAAGAAGCTCATGGAGGCTGTTGCCAACCAGGGTAAGAAGGCCTAA
- a CDS encoding V-type ATP synthase subunit B, with protein sequence MAAKAFQKIYTKVENITKATCMLRATGVGNEELATIDGRLAQVVRIMNDEVTLQVFGGTEGIPTDAEVIFLGKAPSLQVGDQLVGRFFNAYGEPIDGGPAVSGQEVEIGGPSVNPVRREQPSELIATGIAGIDLNNTLVTGQKIPFFADPDQPFNEVMAMVALRAKSDKIILGGMGMTNDDYLFFKNTFSNAGALDRIVSFINTTEDPSVERLLIPDMALTAAEYFSVVKGEKVLVLLTDMTNYADALAIVSNRMDQIPSKDSMPGSLYSDLAKIYEKAVQFPDGGSITIIAVTTLSGGDITHAVPDNTGYITEGQLYLRRDSNVGKVIIDPFRSLSRLKQLVIGKKTREDHPQVMNAAVRLFSDAAGAQTKMENGFDLTDYDERTLSFAADYSRELLAIDVNIDTEQMLDTAWHLFGRYFRPAEVNIKQSLVDKYWPKA encoded by the coding sequence ATGGCAGCAAAAGCATTCCAAAAGATATACACCAAGGTCGAGAACATTACGAAGGCCACCTGTATGCTCCGCGCTACAGGCGTAGGTAATGAGGAGCTGGCTACGATCGACGGGCGCCTGGCGCAGGTCGTGCGTATCATGAACGATGAGGTCACGCTGCAGGTCTTCGGCGGTACGGAGGGCATCCCCACGGACGCCGAGGTCATCTTCCTCGGCAAGGCCCCTTCGCTCCAGGTCGGCGACCAGCTCGTAGGGCGCTTCTTCAACGCCTACGGCGAGCCCATCGATGGCGGCCCCGCCGTCTCGGGCCAGGAGGTAGAGATCGGCGGCCCCTCGGTCAATCCTGTTCGCCGCGAGCAGCCCTCCGAGCTGATCGCCACGGGGATCGCAGGCATCGACCTTAATAACACGCTCGTCACGGGGCAGAAGATCCCCTTCTTCGCTGACCCTGACCAGCCCTTCAATGAGGTGATGGCCATGGTGGCCCTCCGTGCCAAGAGTGACAAGATCATTCTCGGCGGGATGGGTATGACCAATGACGACTACCTCTTCTTCAAGAATACCTTCAGCAACGCCGGTGCCCTAGACCGCATCGTCAGCTTCATCAACACGACGGAGGATCCCTCCGTCGAGCGCCTGCTCATCCCCGACATGGCGCTCACGGCCGCTGAGTACTTCTCCGTTGTCAAGGGCGAGAAGGTCCTTGTGCTGCTCACCGACATGACGAACTACGCCGATGCCCTGGCTATCGTCTCCAACCGTATGGACCAGATCCCCTCCAAGGACTCGATGCCGGGCTCGCTCTACTCCGACCTAGCGAAGATCTACGAGAAGGCGGTACAGTTCCCCGACGGAGGCTCCATCACCATCATCGCCGTGACGACCCTCTCGGGTGGGGACATCACCCACGCAGTGCCCGACAACACGGGGTACATCACCGAGGGGCAGCTCTACCTGCGCCGCGACTCCAATGTCGGTAAGGTCATCATCGACCCCTTCCGCTCGCTGTCGCGCCTCAAGCAGCTCGTCATCGGCAAGAAGACCCGTGAGGACCATCCCCAGGTGATGAATGCTGCCGTCCGTCTCTTCTCGGATGCCGCTGGCGCACAGACCAAGATGGAGAACGGCTTCGACCTCACCGACTACGACGAGCGCACGCTCTCCTTCGCGGCCGACTACTCCCGTGAGCTGCTGGCCATCGACGTCAATATCGATACCGAGCAGATGCTCGATACGGCATGGCATCTCTTCGGTCGGTACTTCCGTCCAGCAGAGGTGAATATCAAGCAGTCCCTCGTCGATAAGTACTGGCCTAAGGCCTAA
- a CDS encoding V-type ATP synthase subunit D, protein MAIRFQYNKTSLQQQEKALKMRLRTLPTIKSKESALRQQVKQTKREVEELEAKLERELQGYQGMVSLWAEFDPSLITVDRVDLSMRKVAGVMLPVLGEIHYEVRPFSIFNAPSWFAEGIELLKTLATTGIQAEFLRLKMEYLEHARKKTTQKVNLFEKVQIPGYQDAIRKIKRFIEDEESLSKASQKIMRTNIEKRKQKEEEEL, encoded by the coding sequence ATGGCGATACGATTTCAATACAACAAGACCTCGCTACAGCAGCAGGAAAAGGCGCTGAAGATGCGCCTGCGCACCTTGCCTACCATCAAGAGCAAGGAGAGCGCCCTGAGGCAGCAGGTCAAGCAAACCAAGCGCGAGGTCGAGGAGCTAGAGGCGAAGCTGGAGCGAGAGCTGCAGGGCTACCAGGGTATGGTGAGCCTGTGGGCAGAGTTCGACCCCAGCTTGATCACCGTCGATAGGGTAGACCTGTCCATGCGCAAGGTCGCTGGCGTCATGCTGCCCGTCCTCGGAGAGATCCACTACGAGGTGCGTCCCTTCAGCATCTTCAACGCCCCGAGCTGGTTCGCCGAGGGCATCGAGCTGCTCAAGACGCTTGCCACGACGGGCATCCAGGCCGAGTTCCTCCGTCTCAAGATGGAGTACCTCGAGCACGCTCGCAAGAAGACCACGCAGAAGGTGAACCTCTTCGAGAAGGTGCAGATCCCTGGCTATCAGGATGCCATCCGCAAGATCAAGCGCTTCATCGAGGATGAAGAGAGCCTCTCGAAGGCCTCGCAGAAGATCATGCGTACCAATATCGAGAAGCGTAAGCAAAAGGAGGAGGAAGAGCTATGA
- a CDS encoding Type 1 glutamine amidotransferase-like domain-containing protein, with amino-acid sequence MNPNIFQRMNPNIFLFLCSSFADVAPLLEQACPMELREKVVTFIPTASIPESYTGYVGLGREALEQLGLRVLPLDVSKASPEEIAVSLSQCDLIYISGGNAFYLLQELKRKGADKLIQREIERGKPYIGESAGSVILAPSIEYVQLMDETQAAPELTSFAALGLIEKYPLPHYRCFPFVEMAETVLATYGGRLSLVPITNHQAIIVRGRELTIVTKE; translated from the coding sequence ATGAACCCAAATATCTTCCAGAGAATGAACCCAAATATCTTCCTTTTCCTCTGCTCCTCTTTCGCCGATGTAGCTCCTCTACTAGAGCAAGCCTGCCCTATGGAGCTACGGGAGAAGGTCGTCACCTTTATCCCCACAGCTAGCATCCCGGAGTCCTATACGGGGTATGTCGGGCTGGGGCGAGAGGCCTTGGAGCAGCTAGGGCTAAGGGTACTCCCCCTTGATGTCTCTAAGGCTTCACCTGAGGAGATAGCAGTCTCCCTCTCGCAGTGTGACCTTATCTACATCTCGGGAGGCAATGCCTTCTACCTCCTTCAGGAACTGAAGCGTAAAGGTGCGGATAAGCTTATCCAGCGGGAAATAGAGAGAGGAAAACCTTATATAGGCGAGTCGGCAGGGTCGGTGATCCTGGCACCTAGCATCGAGTATGTTCAGCTAATGGATGAGACCCAGGCGGCTCCTGAGCTGACCTCCTTCGCTGCACTAGGCTTGATCGAGAAGTATCCTTTGCCGCACTACCGGTGCTTCCCCTTCGTCGAGATGGCGGAGACTGTGCTCGCTACGTATGGTGGCCGACTCTCTCTCGTACCGATCACGAACCACCAGGCTATAATCGTCCGGGGTCGAGAGCTCACCATCGTGACTAAGGAATAA